The Bacteroidota bacterium sequence CAGGCGCGGACAACATTCCTCGAAGTGCGTCAAGATCGAAGCGGACGGTCCGGTAGGTGGTGAGGTCGGCGCGCTCGGGAGCCTCGGAGGCAGAAGCCTCGACCCAAAGCGATGGCTGAGCAAAAGTGGTTGGAACTAGAAGGAGCAGCGCAGGGGAGGCGAGGAGAAAGGCAAGACGGAACATGGGCATGGTGGCAGCAAGTGAGGGCACGAAATCCAACCCCACACAGTGGAGGCAGCGTGATCCTGGCCGTATGTGAAGGGCTAGCGCTCCGTGAACGGGCCTTCAGAGAGGTGATCTAGATACCCCGCAGCATTGCTGACTACCTACTGCATTCAAGTCACACAGTACCGGCAGAACGCCGCAATGGATATGCAGAAAGGCCCGCAGCCGGTGGGGCTACGGGCCTCGGAAAGCTTGGCGGGCTGGGGAGCGCTTAGCCCTGCTCCTGCACCTGGCGGATGTAGTCGAGCTGCTGCTGCGCGCCGTTGACGATCGGGCTCAGGTTGACGCGCTGGCCGTACTCGATAGCCCGCGAGAGCGAGCGTTGGGCGGACGAGAACTGCTCGGCGCGCACCTGACTGACGCCCATCTTGTAGTAGGCGCTCGCGTAGAGCTTGTTCATCGACTCGTGGTCCTCGCCGAGGAACGGCGCGGCCTTGTCGAGCGCGCTCACGGCGTCGCCGAACCGGTCCGCCTTGAGCGCCGTGTTGGCCTCAATCAGGTAGCCCTTGCCGACGGTGTCGCCGACCTTCGCGGCCATCGCCTCGTCGCCGAGCGAGTCGGCGCGCATCGCGAGGTCGGCGAAGGCCGCCTCGAAGCCCTCGGCGTCGCCGCTGCTGCGGAGGGCGAGGCCACGGACGTAGTAGTAGTTCAACTCGTCTGGCGAGAGGAGGATCGCCGCGTCGAGCATCGGGATCGCCATCGTGTAGTCCTCCGCTTTCATGAAGGCGGTGCCGGCCTGGGCCGAGATCTGCGCCTGCATCTCGCCGTTCTCGAGTTGCTCGGCGACGTCGGCGGCGCGGCTGAACTGCTCGGCAGCGGCGGCGTGCTCCTCAGCGGCGGAGTAGGTGGAGCCGGCGTCGACAAAGGCTTTGGCGGCCCCCTCCATCATGCCGGTAGCGCTCTCCGCAAGCTGGCCGTCGCCCGACGCCTTCGCGGCTTCGGCGGCGGCGAGGTACTTCTCGGCGGCCATGACGTAGCCGTCGGCCGTAGCGAGGTCGTTCGCGGCGCGCGCCTCAGTCATCATCGTCTCGATCTCGGCGCGGGCGTCCGCGTTGACGGTGCCCTCTTCCGACGTCTCGCCGGGCTCGGCCGTCAGTTCGGGGGTGGTCTGTGCGCTCACCGCCGGGGCGAAGAGGAGCAGCGCGATAAAGCAGGAGAGCAGGGTCTTGGCGTTCATAGGATCGGCTTGGTTGCTAAGGGAGTGGCGGCATCAGGGAGACGGGGTACGTTCCCGCGAGCCGGCATGATCCGGCTTCGCAAGGATCTTGCCGGCCCAGGGGAGGGCAAAAACGCGTCTCCGATGCCCTTCCGGTGTGAGGGGGAGTGGACGGTGGAGCGAGAGCGGCTGGACGCTGCTCCGGCGTACAACGGCGCGGCCCGCTAAAAATTGGGTAGGTGGCCGTTGCGCTGGCAGAACAAGGTGATAATCTCGGCCGCTTCGTCGGGGTCGTCGGTTAGCGTGACGCGGTCCGGGTCGCCCTCGGAGATGTTGCCTGCTTCGAGGAGCGTGCTGCGCACCCAGTCCAGGAGGCCGTCCCAGAACGCGGAGCCCATCAGCACAACGGGGAACGCGTCGGTCTTGCCAGTCTGCATCAGCGTCAGCGCCTCGAAGAGTTCGTCGAGCGTCCCGAAGCCGCCGGGGAGGACCACGTAGCCCATCGCGTACTTGACGAACATCACCTTGCGGGCGAAGAAGAAGTCGAAGTTGATGAGCTTGTCGGCGTCGACGTACGGGTTGCCCTCCTGCTCGAAGGGAAGGACGATGTTCAGCCCGACCGAGGCCCCGCCGGCCTCCCGGGCACCCTTGTTGGCGGCCTCCATGATGCCCGGCCCGCCGCCCGTGATGACCCCGTACCCGCGCTCGACGAGCGCCCGACCGACCTCGACGCCGAGTTCGTAGTACGGCGTCCCAGGCTCCGTCCGCGCCGAGCCGAAGACGCTCACGCAGGGCCCGACCTGGGACATGACCTCGTAGCCCTCGACGAACTCGGCCATGATGCGGAAGATGCGCCAGGTGTCTTTGGTGCGCATCTGGTTCCAGGCCTGGATCTCGTCCGGCGTCATCGGGACATCGGCGGCGAAGGGTGTTTCCATGGTTGAGAGTGGGGAGAGTCAATAAAAGCCGCAAAAGCTACGAAGGCCGTTGCGCTTCGTGCCAACGTTCCCTCCCCTCCCGCCTGACCCTCCACGCCGAAAAAGCTCTCAAACAAAGAGGGACCTCAGCGTCTGCCGAGGCCCCCCGAGGCTGAAGCTACAGTGACCGCTCAGCCGCCCTGCTCGTTTTCGAGTTCCTGGCGGTACTGCTCGTTGGCGTAGAGCGCGATCTCGACCCGGCGGTTCTGCTGGCGCCCCTCGTCGGTGGCGTTCGAGGCGACGGGGTTGGCCTCGCCCATGCCGGAGATCTGCATCCGGCTCGGGGCGACGCCTTCCTGCGTGAGGTAGGTCGCCACGGAGTTGGCCCGCTGCTCGGAGAGGTTCAGGTTGTAGCTGTCCGAGCCGACGGAGTCCGTGTAGCCGACCACGAGCGCGTCAGTGTTGGGGTAGTTGGCGAGGCTGTTGGCGAGGCTGGCGAGGTCGTCGCGGGCGTTGCCGCGCAGCGTGTAGCTGTCGAAGTCGAACAGGACGCGTTGTCGAACGTGATCTTGATCCCGGCCGTGTTGCCGTCTTCGCCCTCGACCGTCTCAACCGTTGCGTTTTCGAGTTCGCCGTCGAGTTCCTCGGCCTGCTCCTCCATCTGGTTGCCGATGACCGCGCCGGCCGTACCGCCGACCGCGGCCCCGATGATGGCACCGCGGGCGGTCGAGCCGGTGGCCTTGCCGATAATGCCGCCGACGACGGCTCCGGCTCCGGCCCCGACGACCGCGCCCTGGCCAGTCTTGCTCATGTTCTGGCAGCCTGCGAAGGTCATCCCGACGAGGGCCAGCACGGCCACAGGCAGGACAAAGCGAAAGCGTTGAAAGAGAGTCTGCATGGTGTTGGTAGATGGGTTATGGGCAGAGAATGCGGATGGGGAATCGCCCCCGGAAGAGCGCGACTCTAACCCCACGCCGTGTCTTCCAAGTTCCGTTCCCGGTCTATCTTCTCCCGCGCTAGCGGCCCGAACCGGGGCCTCGCGGCAGTTTTCCCGGGCTCCGCGCTGCCGTCTACGATGCACGACACTGTTGGGACAGTGGGACAGTGGGACAGTGGGACAGTGGGACAGTGGGACAGTGGGACAGTGGGACAGTGGGACAGTGGGACAGTGGGACAGTGGGGAAAAGAACGCTGGAAAAGTTCCTTCGGTCTCCCTCTCGCCCGTTCTCCCACGCGCTCCTCGACCTCCGCGCCGAGCGCTCACCGTCCACCGTCGTACCGACCTGCCGACTCGCCATCCTCCGTACCTTGCGCGCTCACCCTTCCGAACCTCAGCGCATCCGCATGAAGCTCATCATCCCAATGGCCGGGCGCGGCACCCGGCTCCGCCCGCACACCCACGTCACCCCCAAGCCCCTCATCCACGTCCGCGGCGTCTCGATGGTCGAGCGCATCATGGACACCTTCGCCGACACGCTCCCGCGCGGGTTCGACGAGGCCGTCTTCATCCTCGGCCCCGACTTCGGGCAGGGCGTCCGCGACAGCCTCATCGAGATCGCCGAGCGGCACGGGATGAAGGCCGCCTTCGGCGTGCAGGAGACCGCCCTCGGGACGGCCCATGCCGTCGTGCAGGCGGGCGACCACCTCAGTGGCGAGTGCGTCGTGGTCTTCGCCGACACCCTCTTCTACATGGACGAGAAGCCGAACCTCGACGCGTCCGACGCCGTCATCTGGGTCAAGCACGTCGACGACCCGAGCCGCTTCGGCGTCGTGGTCAAGGACGCCGACGAACGCATCACCGACTTCGTCGAGAAGCCCTCGGAGCCGATCTCGAACGAGGCCATCATCGGGATCTACTACGTCAAGGACGGGGCCGCGCTCCGGCGCGAGATCGACTACCTGATCGACCACGACGTGACCGGCGTCGGCGGCGAGTACCAGCTCACCGACGCGCTCGACCGGATGCTGAAGGCGGGGGCCACGTTCCGCACCGCAAGCGTCTCCGAGTGGCTCGACTGCGGCACGATTCCCGCGCTCAAGGACACGACGAAGGTGATCCTCGACAAGGAGGAGGGGCCGGAGAAGGAGGGGACGGCCGAGAACTCGGTCCTGATCGAGCCGGTCTACCTCGGCCCCGACGCGAAGGTCGTCGACTCGGTCGTCGGACCGTACGTGGCCGTCCACGGCGGCGCGACGGTGACGGGCTCAGTCCTCAAGAACGCGATCGTCTTCGACGACGCCCGCGTCACCGACGCTGCGCTCGACGACGCGATCGTCGGGCAGAGCGCCGAGGTGTCCCGCTACGCCGGGCCGCTCAACATCGGGGACCACGCCACCGCCGGGCCGGTCGAGTAAGTGTCCGGCGGCGCGATGACGCTCTACCCGGCTGACGCCGAAGCCAAGCTCGGGTTCGACGCCGTGCGGCACCGGCTGGAGGGGCACGCCCGCAGCCCGCTCGGGGCCGAGCGGCTGGCCGCGATGCAGCCCTCGGCGGACCGCGCGCGGGTCGAGGAACTGCTGACGGCGACGGCCGAGCTTCAGCAGGCCCTCCGCGCCGACGACCCCGTCCCGCTTTCGCCCTTCCCGGATGTCCGCGAGACGCTTCGCCGCGCCGGGCCGAAGGACGCCACGGTCGAGGCCGAGGCCCTCGCCGAGGTCGGCGGCGTGCTCGGGACGATGCGGCGGGCGCACGGCTACTTCAGAGCGCGCCGCGAGCGCTACCCCGAGGTCGCCGCCCTCGCCGCGCAGATCGCGCTGCAGAAGCGGCTCGAGGAGCACATCGGCCGGACGGTCGACGAGCGCGGGCAGGTCCGCGACGACGCCTCGGCCGAGCTCCGCCGGATCACCCGGGCGCTCGCCGAGCGGCAGGGGCAGCTTCGGAGC is a genomic window containing:
- a CDS encoding OmpA family protein; translated protein: MFDFDSYTLRGNARDDLASLANSLANYPNTDALVVGYTDSVGSDSYNLNLSEQRANSVATYLTQEGVAPSRMQISGMGEANPVASNATDEGRQQNRRVEIALYANEQYRQELENEQGG
- a CDS encoding sugar phosphate nucleotidyltransferase yields the protein MKLIIPMAGRGTRLRPHTHVTPKPLIHVRGVSMVERIMDTFADTLPRGFDEAVFILGPDFGQGVRDSLIEIAERHGMKAAFGVQETALGTAHAVVQAGDHLSGECVVVFADTLFYMDEKPNLDASDAVIWVKHVDDPSRFGVVVKDADERITDFVEKPSEPISNEAIIGIYYVKDGAALRREIDYLIDHDVTGVGGEYQLTDALDRMLKAGATFRTASVSEWLDCGTIPALKDTTKVILDKEEGPEKEGTAENSVLIEPVYLGPDAKVVDSVVGPYVAVHGGATVTGSVLKNAIVFDDARVTDAALDDAIVGQSAEVSRYAGPLNIGDHATAGPVE
- a CDS encoding TIGR00730 family Rossman fold protein; amino-acid sequence: METPFAADVPMTPDEIQAWNQMRTKDTWRIFRIMAEFVEGYEVMSQVGPCVSVFGSARTEPGTPYYELGVEVGRALVERGYGVITGGGPGIMEAANKGAREAGGASVGLNIVLPFEQEGNPYVDADKLINFDFFFARKVMFVKYAMGYVVLPGGFGTLDELFEALTLMQTGKTDAFPVVLMGSAFWDGLLDWVRSTLLEAGNISEGDPDRVTLTDDPDEAAEIITLFCQRNGHLPNF